One Panicum virgatum strain AP13 chromosome 3N, P.virgatum_v5, whole genome shotgun sequence DNA segment encodes these proteins:
- the LOC120665515 gene encoding uncharacterized protein LOC120665515 isoform X2: MIDTISAGPTTVILIGSHTNFAIFIMTHPQLKRNVEHIYIMGGGVRSKNPTGCCPKNVTTSWTPQQCGDHGNLFTNYSTNPNAEFNIFEDPFSSYQSYFMWDSFTSGVAISSMRNEKNGEFGNDFAELEYMNVTVITSNKPYGVHDGSNPLFDGRTTAKFGLQKGGVHSGHVQTGITDSFCHTKGSNKGRCEDGYTKAVSSPEAAHIRVATKAKHNMDKYSPLDREFFKSFLEALNRRENSGHFNLKAQFPFNREVLYKPDIKNKKIGRPVILDMDMSPGDIVSLIYLLKAPIEVINLKGILVSGNGWAHVASIDIIYDILHMMGRADIPVGRGNTTALGTPTLGCTYASIIPQGSGGFIDSDTLYGLARSLPRSPRRYTAENSVEHGAPRNSDHPELRQPLAFEVWQSIKKQLDPNEKITILTNGPLTNLANIVLSDRNASSVIEEVYLVGGHIRDENDSKGNVFTIPSNRYAEFNMLLDPLAAKTVLESSLDITLIPLVSQRKAASFQFILHALNHVDHTPESGFVRRLMLLLYDLQQKHRLYNHVDMFLGEVLGAVYLVEGLNIKPSLQPKSLSIVANSTISTDGQIVINKESTNSVKVLGDFSSEEYYKRVANSLGNMKQKLPS, translated from the exons ATGATAGACACAATATCTGCTGGCCCTACAACTGTCATCCTCATAGGATCACATACAAACTTTGCCATTTTTATCATGACTCATCCACAACTGAAAAGAAACGTGGAGCACATATACATTATGGGTGGTGGGGTGAGATCAAAGAACCCTACAGGTTGCTGTCCAAAAAATGTTACCACCTCTTGGACACCACAACAATGTGGTGACCATGGTAACCTATTCACAAATTACTCTACCAACCCAAATGCAGAATTCAACATATTTGAAGATCCTTTCTCTTCATATCAG AGCTATTTTATGTGGGACTCCTTTACTTCTGGTGTTGCCATCTCCAGCATGCGCAATGAGAAGAACGGTGAATTTGGAAATGATTTTGCTGAGCTTGAATATATGAACGTTACAGTTATAACTTCGAACAAACCATATGGTGTGCATGATGGCTCAAACCCATTATTTGATGGCCGCACCACTGCCAAGTTTGGTCTTCAAAAAGGCGGAGTTCATAGCGGTCATGTTCAAACTGGAATTACGGATAGCTTTTGTCACACCAAGGGAAGTAATAAAGGAAGATGTGAG GATGGATACACTAAGGCAGTCTCCAGTCCAGAAGCAGCCCACATTCGTGTTGCTACGAAGGCTAAACACAACATGGATAAGTACAGCCCTCTGGACAGGGAGTTTTTCAAAAGCTTCCTAGAG GCATTAAATCGTCGTGAGAACTCTGGCCATTTCAACCTTAAGGCACAATTTCCATTTAATAGAGAGGTCCTTTACAAGCCAGacatcaaaaacaaaaaaattggaCGACCTGTTATTCTTGACATGGACATGAGTCCTGGAGATATTGTCTCCCTTATATACCTCTTGAAGGCACCTATTGAAGTGATAAATTTGAAG GGGATTTTGGTGAGCGGCAATGGCTGGGCTCATGTTGCAAGCATTGATATCATTTATGACATTTTACATATGATGGGTCGCGCTGACATTCCTGTTGGTCGTGGTAATACCACTGCATTAGGCACTCCAACTCTTGGTTGTACCTACGCCAGTATTATTCCCCAAGGCAGTGGTGGATTTATTGACTCGGACACTCTTTATGGACTAGCTCGATCGTTGCCAAGAAGCCCTAGAAG GTATACTGCTGAAAATTCAGTAGAACATGGTGCTCCTAGAAACTCTGACCATCCAGAACTTCGTCAGCCATTAGCTTTTGAAGTTTGGCAGTCTATTAAAAAGCAGCTTGATCCAAATGAGAAGATCACTATTCTTACCAATGGACCTCTTACAAATTTGGCCAATATCGTGCTCTCTGATAGGAATGCAAGTTCTGTAATAGAG GAGGTTTATTTGGTTGGTGGTCATATCAGAGATGAAAATGATTCGAAGGGAAATGTGTTTACTATTCCATCAAACAGATATGCAGAGTTTAATATGTTACTTGATCCCCTAGCTGCAAAAACAGTCCTGGAATCATCTCTGGATATCACACTGATTCCTCTTGTCTCTCAAAGAAAAGCTGCTTCCTTTCAGTTTATCCTTCATGCCCTAAACCATGTTGATCACACTCCAGAATCAGGTTTTGTGCGCCGCTTGATGCTCTTGCTATACGACCTTCAGCAGAAGCATCGGCTTTACAACCATGTG GATATGTTTCTGGGAGAAGTTCTTGGTGCTGTTTACCTCGTTGAAGGATTGAATATAAAACCATCATTGCAACCGAAGTCACTAAGCATTGTTGCCAACAGCACAATAAGCACTGACGGGCAGATTGTGATCAACAAGGAGAGTACAAATTCTGTAAAGGTACTGGGCGATTTCAGTAGTGAAGAATACTACAAACGAGTCGCCAATTCTTTAGGCAACATGAAGCAAAAACTACCGTCATGA
- the LOC120665515 gene encoding uncharacterized protein LOC120665515 isoform X1 gives MTTVGGCRYRQAIPLEGGGRLDKDTNFGIRRGFLPQGYRRYTPLQQPTTQQVMIDTISAGPTTVILIGSHTNFAIFIMTHPQLKRNVEHIYIMGGGVRSKNPTGCCPKNVTTSWTPQQCGDHGNLFTNYSTNPNAEFNIFEDPFSSYQVFHSGIPITLVPLDATNTIPINEEFFYEFQQHQSTYEAQYCFKALKMARDTWFNDQFYTSYFMWDSFTSGVAISSMRNEKNGEFGNDFAELEYMNVTVITSNKPYGVHDGSNPLFDGRTTAKFGLQKGGVHSGHVQTGITDSFCHTKGSNKGRCEDGYTKAVSSPEAAHIRVATKAKHNMDKYSPLDREFFKSFLEALNRRENSGHFNLKAQFPFNREVLYKPDIKNKKIGRPVILDMDMSPGDIVSLIYLLKAPIEVINLKGILVSGNGWAHVASIDIIYDILHMMGRADIPVGRGNTTALGTPTLGCTYASIIPQGSGGFIDSDTLYGLARSLPRSPRRYTAENSVEHGAPRNSDHPELRQPLAFEVWQSIKKQLDPNEKITILTNGPLTNLANIVLSDRNASSVIEEVYLVGGHIRDENDSKGNVFTIPSNRYAEFNMLLDPLAAKTVLESSLDITLIPLVSQRKAASFQFILHALNHVDHTPESGFVRRLMLLLYDLQQKHRLYNHVDMFLGEVLGAVYLVEGLNIKPSLQPKSLSIVANSTISTDGQIVINKESTNSVKVLGDFSSEEYYKRVANSLGNMKQKLPS, from the exons ATGACAACAGTAGGAGGCTGCCGGTATAGGCAAGCAATTCCACTAGAAGGTGGCGGACGGTTAGATAAGGACACAAACTTTGGAATCAGAAGGGGTTTCCTTCCACAG GGTTACAGAAGATATACACCACTTCAGCAACCTACAACACAACAAGTAATGATAGACACAATATCTGCTGGCCCTACAACTGTCATCCTCATAGGATCACATACAAACTTTGCCATTTTTATCATGACTCATCCACAACTGAAAAGAAACGTGGAGCACATATACATTATGGGTGGTGGGGTGAGATCAAAGAACCCTACAGGTTGCTGTCCAAAAAATGTTACCACCTCTTGGACACCACAACAATGTGGTGACCATGGTAACCTATTCACAAATTACTCTACCAACCCAAATGCAGAATTCAACATATTTGAAGATCCTTTCTCTTCATATCAG GTGTTTCATTCTGGGATTCCAATCACACTTGTTCCTCTTGATGCAACTAATACAATTCCAATCAACGAAGAATTCTTCTATGAATTCCAACAACATCAGAGTACTTACGAGGCACAGTACTGTTTCAAAGCTTTAAAGATGGCTCGAGACACATGGTTCAATGATCAATTCTATACA AGCTATTTTATGTGGGACTCCTTTACTTCTGGTGTTGCCATCTCCAGCATGCGCAATGAGAAGAACGGTGAATTTGGAAATGATTTTGCTGAGCTTGAATATATGAACGTTACAGTTATAACTTCGAACAAACCATATGGTGTGCATGATGGCTCAAACCCATTATTTGATGGCCGCACCACTGCCAAGTTTGGTCTTCAAAAAGGCGGAGTTCATAGCGGTCATGTTCAAACTGGAATTACGGATAGCTTTTGTCACACCAAGGGAAGTAATAAAGGAAGATGTGAG GATGGATACACTAAGGCAGTCTCCAGTCCAGAAGCAGCCCACATTCGTGTTGCTACGAAGGCTAAACACAACATGGATAAGTACAGCCCTCTGGACAGGGAGTTTTTCAAAAGCTTCCTAGAG GCATTAAATCGTCGTGAGAACTCTGGCCATTTCAACCTTAAGGCACAATTTCCATTTAATAGAGAGGTCCTTTACAAGCCAGacatcaaaaacaaaaaaattggaCGACCTGTTATTCTTGACATGGACATGAGTCCTGGAGATATTGTCTCCCTTATATACCTCTTGAAGGCACCTATTGAAGTGATAAATTTGAAG GGGATTTTGGTGAGCGGCAATGGCTGGGCTCATGTTGCAAGCATTGATATCATTTATGACATTTTACATATGATGGGTCGCGCTGACATTCCTGTTGGTCGTGGTAATACCACTGCATTAGGCACTCCAACTCTTGGTTGTACCTACGCCAGTATTATTCCCCAAGGCAGTGGTGGATTTATTGACTCGGACACTCTTTATGGACTAGCTCGATCGTTGCCAAGAAGCCCTAGAAG GTATACTGCTGAAAATTCAGTAGAACATGGTGCTCCTAGAAACTCTGACCATCCAGAACTTCGTCAGCCATTAGCTTTTGAAGTTTGGCAGTCTATTAAAAAGCAGCTTGATCCAAATGAGAAGATCACTATTCTTACCAATGGACCTCTTACAAATTTGGCCAATATCGTGCTCTCTGATAGGAATGCAAGTTCTGTAATAGAG GAGGTTTATTTGGTTGGTGGTCATATCAGAGATGAAAATGATTCGAAGGGAAATGTGTTTACTATTCCATCAAACAGATATGCAGAGTTTAATATGTTACTTGATCCCCTAGCTGCAAAAACAGTCCTGGAATCATCTCTGGATATCACACTGATTCCTCTTGTCTCTCAAAGAAAAGCTGCTTCCTTTCAGTTTATCCTTCATGCCCTAAACCATGTTGATCACACTCCAGAATCAGGTTTTGTGCGCCGCTTGATGCTCTTGCTATACGACCTTCAGCAGAAGCATCGGCTTTACAACCATGTG GATATGTTTCTGGGAGAAGTTCTTGGTGCTGTTTACCTCGTTGAAGGATTGAATATAAAACCATCATTGCAACCGAAGTCACTAAGCATTGTTGCCAACAGCACAATAAGCACTGACGGGCAGATTGTGATCAACAAGGAGAGTACAAATTCTGTAAAGGTACTGGGCGATTTCAGTAGTGAAGAATACTACAAACGAGTCGCCAATTCTTTAGGCAACATGAAGCAAAAACTACCGTCATGA
- the LOC120665517 gene encoding uncharacterized protein LOC120665517: MPLWQELNITDALSLSLSPLDKDENLLKTIGYFWSDALNCFLFGHGPMTPTLLDVTMITGLDIESPNPAAHRMVEVPFKLSSKADCTNWSTYMNQHMKTKGSVTKKEYTTFLNLWLEHFIFCGPSLAQTKNYLPLAYHLAHGNRTGLGKLFLGETYRYLHLMTTNLLNQKKLKTRGPWWFIQLWAQLYFQHQIPNFQSLTKNSFPDENGNPIRCNSYGQALFSLPGSKLNSTDAANWFRTFYKGLDNPLYFPFTESEAFENPTAFRLDSFADDDSTRHLYSLMIRLDFLPVSISTSNRIIKPGYETYQPVIAARQFGLGQVPPHFHIHHLVESRADLPDGLTSSRCYSMFENLHIPIPADLSFNSSSINFSTWWGMWKTHVFRKALGPRLQQIDPEYMVPEEEVLTLCTFSF; the protein is encoded by the coding sequence atgccTTTGTGGCAGGAGTTAAACATAActgatgcacttagtttatcattGTCTCCTCtcgacaaagatgaaaaccttctgaagaccatcggctatttttggtctgacgcTCTGAACTGCTTTCTCTTTGGTcacggacccatgacccctactctgctggacGTTACCATGATTACTGGCCTTGACATCGAATCtcccaatcctgctgctcacagaatggtagaagtccccttcaaactctcatccaaggcagactgcacaaactggagcacttacatgaaccagcacatgaagacAAAAGGCTCAGTAACTAAAAAGGAATACACAACCTTCTTAAATCTCTGGCTAGAACATTTCattttctgtggtccttccttagctcaaactaagaattacctccctttggcctaccatctggctcatggcaaccgcaccggcctaggtaaacttttccttggagaaacatacagatatctccatttgatgacaactaatttgctcaaccaaaagaaactcaaaaccagaggcccttggtggtttattcagttatgggcacaactctactttCAGCATCAGATCCCAAATTTTCAAAGTCtaaccaagaattccttccctgaTGAGAATGGCAATCCAATTAGATGCaatagctatggccaagctctattcagtcttcctggcagtaaactgaactcaacagatgcagcaaactggtttagaaCTTTCTACAAAGGCCTAGACAATCCCCTTTATTTTCCATTCACCgaatctgaagcctttgagaacccaactgccttcaggctggatagttttgccgatgacgacagcactcggcatctatattctctaaTGATCCGACTTGACTTCCTTCCTGTCAGCATAAgcacttccaacagaatcatcaaaccaggttatgaaacctatcaaccggtcatagcagctcggcaattcggcctaggacaagtccctccccacttccatattcaccacttggtggagagtagagccgatctacctgacggtcttaccagttcaagatgctacagcatgtttgaaaatctccacattccaataccagctgaTCTATCTTTCAATTCCTCATCAATCAActttagcacatggtggggaatgtggaaaactcatgtattcagaaaagctctaggtcctcgactgcagcaaattgatcctgaatatatgGTCCCCGAAGAAGAGGTACTGACTCTATGCACTTTTTCTTTCTAA